One Vallitalea pronyensis genomic region harbors:
- a CDS encoding ABC transporter permease has translation MAELSKTVKLEKTKHKKTTIRAKIAEDFKKHRTIYIMVIPVLLYYLIFHYGPMFGIVIAFKDYRPGRGIWGSDWVGMKHFIDFLTSQYFWRLVKNTLFINFYNLLIGFPAPIILALLLNEVRSRKFKRTVQTVTYMPHFISAVVVAGIIVDLVGTDGLINDLLAFIGFQRKNLLAVSALFRPIFVGSNIWQNIGWGTIIYLAALSGINPNLYEAADIDGAGRFKKIWHVTLPGIAPTITILLIMRIGRMMHLGWEKIILLYNPIIYDTADVISTFVYRRGLEEADFSYSTAVGLFNAIINFSLLIMANKVSKKLSETSLW, from the coding sequence ATGGCAGAGCTATCGAAGACCGTTAAGCTTGAAAAAACGAAGCATAAGAAAACGACTATACGCGCAAAAATTGCAGAAGATTTTAAGAAACATCGAACAATCTATATCATGGTCATTCCCGTATTGTTATACTATCTTATTTTTCACTATGGTCCAATGTTTGGTATCGTCATTGCATTCAAAGATTATCGACCAGGTAGAGGGATTTGGGGCAGCGATTGGGTAGGTATGAAGCATTTTATAGATTTTTTGACCAGCCAGTACTTTTGGCGGTTGGTAAAAAATACACTGTTCATTAATTTTTATAATTTATTGATTGGTTTTCCAGCGCCTATTATCTTAGCATTACTGCTAAATGAAGTCAGAAGCAGAAAATTTAAGAGAACCGTTCAAACAGTGACTTACATGCCCCATTTTATATCGGCTGTAGTGGTGGCAGGGATTATCGTTGACTTAGTTGGAACCGATGGACTTATCAATGATTTATTAGCCTTTATAGGCTTTCAGAGGAAGAATCTACTAGCTGTATCTGCCTTATTTCGACCTATATTTGTAGGCAGTAATATTTGGCAGAACATTGGATGGGGAACCATTATTTACTTGGCAGCGTTATCAGGTATCAATCCTAACTTATATGAAGCTGCTGATATTGATGGAGCCGGTCGTTTCAAAAAAATATGGCATGTGACATTACCTGGCATCGCACCAACAATCACCATTTTACTCATTATGCGAATTGGTAGAATGATGCACCTTGGATGGGAAAAAATAATTCTTCTCTACAACCCTATTATCTATGATACAGCAGATGTCATATCAACTTTTGTGTATAGAAGAGGTTTAGAAGAAGCCGACTTTAGCTATTCAACAGCAGTTGGGCTATTTAATGCCATCATTAATTTTAGTCTATTAATCATGGCTAATAAAGTGAGTAAAAAATTAAGCGAGACCAGCTTATGGTAG
- a CDS encoding type 2 periplasmic-binding domain-containing protein, which yields MNMKRTIVLFLVMVLGLSLVACQGKKVSESGSLQGTPSSNVQPDGRIGDGNTTFKFWRSINARTAKVMDSHNDHPYYDILAEATGVRPKFINPPIGQEEQQLNLVLSSAKLPDAIHISLQKHYRGGVDAAVDDGIILKNMTELIKANAPNYMAIINADESVRKDSYTDDGNLISFGAIIPDPEMRGLSFFGPMVNEKYLKETGLDAPVTIADWEELLTAFKENGVKIPLSWSAKNGLEGLWDAFSGAYGVPSGSTFFQVDGVVKYGPIEEGYKDYIMLMRDWYSKGLIDPDYVSRDLNKHIKPMLVSGELATTIGHLSYFNSLVKVAEVDNKELILKALPYPVLNEGDRVHLRHYVPNVKDEGTFITSSANDPLTIIKYVDFLYSEQGRELIYWGQEGITFNYKEDGSRAFTDYINNNPDGVSRPDANRQLLFRDLNTYWDWGDQQYMYSLPTQQDGWEQWMKADFAYALPTSMTPTLEEGEKTANIMSEVDTYVEEMVTKFIMGIEPIENYDKFVANIKKLGIVEVIGYQQSALNRYNKR from the coding sequence ATGAACATGAAACGAACAATTGTTTTATTTCTGGTAATGGTGCTTGGTTTATCCTTGGTTGCTTGTCAAGGCAAGAAGGTAAGTGAGTCTGGCTCACTTCAAGGTACGCCATCGTCGAACGTTCAACCAGATGGTAGAATTGGAGATGGCAATACAACATTTAAGTTTTGGCGGTCCATCAACGCAAGAACAGCTAAAGTCATGGATAGTCATAATGACCATCCTTATTATGACATCTTAGCTGAAGCAACAGGCGTTCGGCCCAAATTTATAAACCCTCCCATTGGCCAGGAAGAACAACAATTGAATCTAGTACTCAGTTCAGCTAAATTGCCAGATGCAATCCATATAAGTCTTCAAAAACATTATAGAGGCGGTGTTGACGCTGCTGTAGATGATGGTATTATTCTCAAGAACATGACAGAATTGATTAAAGCCAATGCACCCAACTACATGGCTATTATAAATGCAGATGAATCCGTAAGAAAAGACAGCTACACCGATGACGGCAATCTTATCTCATTTGGTGCAATCATACCAGACCCTGAAATGCGGGGGTTGAGCTTTTTTGGACCTATGGTTAATGAGAAATACTTAAAGGAGACGGGTCTTGATGCACCTGTAACCATTGCAGATTGGGAAGAACTGCTAACAGCATTTAAAGAAAATGGTGTCAAAATTCCTTTATCATGGAGTGCAAAAAATGGATTAGAAGGCTTATGGGATGCTTTTTCAGGTGCTTACGGTGTACCATCTGGCTCCACCTTCTTTCAAGTTGACGGCGTTGTGAAATATGGTCCTATAGAAGAAGGTTACAAAGATTATATCATGTTAATGCGGGATTGGTACAGCAAAGGTTTAATTGATCCAGATTATGTATCAAGAGATTTGAATAAGCATATTAAACCCATGTTGGTAAGTGGTGAATTAGCAACAACCATTGGTCATTTGAGTTACTTTAATTCCTTGGTCAAGGTAGCAGAAGTGGATAATAAAGAACTGATATTAAAAGCTTTACCTTACCCCGTATTAAATGAAGGGGATAGGGTACATCTTAGACATTACGTACCCAATGTTAAAGATGAGGGAACATTCATAACGTCAAGTGCAAATGACCCTTTAACCATTATTAAGTATGTGGACTTTTTATACAGTGAGCAAGGCAGAGAGCTTATTTACTGGGGACAGGAAGGTATTACATTCAATTATAAAGAAGATGGTTCAAGAGCGTTTACAGATTACATTAACAATAACCCTGACGGTGTTTCCCGGCCTGATGCTAACCGCCAACTCTTATTTCGAGATTTAAATACCTATTGGGACTGGGGTGACCAACAGTACATGTATAGTTTACCTACCCAACAAGATGGCTGGGAACAATGGATGAAAGCAGATTTCGCATATGCCTTACCAACAAGTATGACGCCAACCTTAGAAGAAGGCGAAAAGACGGCCAATATAATGAGTGAAGTAGATACTTATGTGGAAGAAATGGTGACAAAATTTATCATGGGAATAGAACCTATAGAGAATTATGATAAATTCGTTGCCAATATCAAAAAATTAGGTATTGTTGAAGTGATTGGATACCAACAGTCTGCACTCAATCGATACAATAAGCGATAG
- a CDS encoding helix-turn-helix domain-containing protein yields the protein MLHRGIKKRYHSFLTSFLSYYFMILMIPVFVGAGLYYYNVKVIEEEVTAANKLVMNQLKQSIDQRLHTVKMFTLQLESDDNLRGIMNTKRDFDKYYHYSLINLTNNFLAYTVANDMIDNFFVYFRNTGSILTPYGHSTLEGMTDNAFYGATWYFPDWVRSLKKEYREEIRPIYVENTKKISSIVYMQSLPFIRKIEHKANVFIKLNNDYFVDIINNMGEFNEWQASVAIMDEQDNILYAYGAMDFTHDVLSHIQEDGEGRIHENNQEDYYTYTVSSDEINWRYFIVIPASTFKKPIIGGHVIALLSLLVIIIMSIVAIVLIKKKRYDPLLSTIELLREDSSTPFGSMDNAFESLKSYAIETKEKQERLEKNVLQNKDYMQKYFLIRLITQAFRDKEEYMRLMDFYGVKLPGTYSNVVMFYMHTDDNVTGNAHDMFLAFMEQLKNDFMDTFRDHRGNSEIYPIYFNGMIVALVNYSEDVYRNNGFRRWLETFSKDIVDLDIHIAVSKRKVDIENIHKAYEEALHALEQNIVFGKKGIIHYDGDQEHKRSHEIKYYQHEANFVRMLENGEYGKAKNIINNLFNLVLKNQNPKINIVKCRMFGIINILMNSIDKDGMNSEMISFEEVYEKLTNFQTIEALREAIIDLLTLIEVDVKKNHSGQVKHIMSEIDVYIQKHYMDQELSVSQLANHFHMDIYELSRKYKKLTGTNLSDAIHLVRLGKAKTALNQSNETIKEIAVKYGYLNSDVFIRVFKRYEGITPGKYRKNSQY from the coding sequence ATGTTACATAGGGGTATCAAGAAAAGGTATCACAGTTTTCTCACATCCTTTTTATCGTACTATTTTATGATCTTAATGATTCCTGTTTTTGTTGGTGCAGGACTCTATTATTATAATGTTAAAGTGATTGAGGAAGAAGTAACGGCAGCTAATAAATTGGTGATGAATCAATTAAAACAATCCATTGACCAACGCTTACATACGGTCAAGATGTTTACGCTGCAACTGGAATCAGATGATAATTTGCGTGGGATTATGAATACAAAGCGTGATTTTGATAAGTACTATCACTATTCGCTAATTAATCTAACCAATAACTTTCTTGCCTACACAGTAGCCAATGATATGATTGATAATTTCTTTGTTTATTTTAGAAACACAGGCTCTATTCTAACGCCCTATGGACATAGCACGTTGGAAGGTATGACAGATAATGCCTTTTATGGTGCTACATGGTATTTTCCTGATTGGGTAAGAAGTTTGAAAAAAGAATATCGAGAAGAAATAAGGCCTATCTATGTTGAAAACACCAAGAAAATTAGTAGTATTGTCTATATGCAATCATTGCCATTTATTCGTAAAATCGAACATAAAGCCAATGTTTTTATAAAACTCAATAATGACTATTTTGTGGACATTATTAATAACATGGGCGAATTTAATGAATGGCAGGCCAGTGTGGCTATTATGGATGAGCAGGATAACATTCTCTATGCATATGGTGCCATGGATTTTACTCATGATGTGCTATCTCATATTCAAGAAGATGGGGAAGGACGTATCCATGAAAATAATCAGGAAGATTACTATACCTATACGGTGAGTTCCGATGAAATTAATTGGCGCTATTTTATTGTTATTCCTGCATCAACCTTCAAAAAACCGATCATAGGAGGACATGTGATAGCACTATTAAGTTTACTGGTTATTATCATCATGAGTATCGTTGCCATTGTTCTTATTAAGAAGAAAAGATATGACCCATTATTATCCACAATTGAGTTACTAAGAGAAGACTCATCAACGCCATTTGGAAGTATGGATAATGCTTTTGAATCGCTGAAGTCCTATGCTATAGAAACCAAAGAGAAACAAGAAAGATTGGAAAAGAATGTGTTGCAAAATAAAGATTATATGCAGAAGTACTTCCTAATTCGGCTCATCACTCAGGCGTTTAGGGATAAAGAAGAATACATGAGGTTAATGGATTTTTATGGCGTGAAGCTTCCAGGCACCTATTCAAATGTTGTGATGTTCTACATGCATACTGATGACAATGTCACTGGCAATGCTCATGATATGTTTTTAGCTTTTATGGAGCAGTTAAAAAATGATTTTATGGATACCTTTAGGGACCATAGGGGTAATTCAGAAATCTATCCGATTTATTTTAATGGTATGATTGTGGCACTTGTTAATTACTCAGAAGATGTCTACAGAAACAACGGTTTTCGAAGGTGGCTTGAAACATTTAGCAAAGACATAGTAGACTTAGACATCCATATTGCAGTCAGTAAACGCAAGGTGGATATAGAGAATATTCATAAAGCTTATGAAGAAGCACTCCACGCACTGGAGCAAAACATCGTATTTGGGAAAAAGGGTATTATTCATTATGATGGTGACCAAGAACATAAAAGGAGCCATGAAATCAAATACTACCAACATGAAGCCAATTTTGTTCGCATGTTAGAAAATGGGGAGTACGGTAAAGCTAAAAATATCATTAATAATCTATTTAACTTAGTCTTGAAAAACCAGAATCCTAAAATTAACATTGTCAAATGTAGGATGTTTGGTATTATTAATATTCTAATGAATAGCATTGATAAAGATGGTATGAATTCTGAAATGATTTCATTTGAAGAAGTTTATGAGAAACTGACAAACTTCCAGACCATTGAAGCGTTACGTGAGGCTATTATTGACTTATTAACATTAATTGAAGTGGATGTTAAGAAAAACCATTCAGGACAAGTGAAACATATTATGTCAGAAATAGACGTATACATTCAAAAACATTACATGGATCAGGAACTATCGGTGTCACAATTAGCGAACCATTTTCATATGGATATCTATGAGCTATCAAGAAAATATAAAAAGTTAACAGGTACGAATCTATCTGATGCCATTCATCTGGTTCGATTAGGAAAAGCCAAGACTGCACTCAATCAGTCCAATGAAACCATTAAAGAGATAGCAGTTAAGTACGGTTACCTCAATAGCGATGTTTTTATAAGAGTATTTAAAAGATATGAAGGTATAACACCTGGGAAGTATAGAAAAAATAGTCAATATTAG
- a CDS encoding acetate/propionate family kinase — translation MGSFILALNCGSSSLKFTLFAMEAGHKLKSIMEGVVEEIGNPQRSRIKMVVDHDKQVIDMPLPTHHEALLAVFDKFYEHDIAKTDIKGVGHRVVHGGTQYNSSVLIDEHVIETIRELFPIAPLHNPPNLLGIEVAIELLPGVPQVAVFDTAFHASLPEYAYRYAIPEAWYKDFDVRTYGFHGTSHMYVAKRGAKFLGVDYHRFNGITAHLGNGCSLTKIEHGMSVDTSMGFTPLEGVIMGTRSGDIDPAVISHVVDNLMKKEGIEHEEAFKKVMHALNKESGLKALGGTNMMQDIRVKAQAGDVEAETVVAIYAYRIAKYIGAYWATLPSCEALIFTAGLGENEGYVRKKILGFLSNIQIEVDDERNADRKIEVQIGKSEKNNLSVLVIPTDEESVIGYDTLYIGHLGEGAPDVYPFELD, via the coding sequence ATGGGAAGTTTTATTCTAGCATTGAATTGTGGAAGTTCCTCCCTCAAATTCACATTATTTGCAATGGAGGCAGGACATAAACTTAAAAGTATCATGGAGGGTGTTGTTGAAGAGATTGGTAATCCCCAGCGTAGCAGAATCAAGATGGTTGTTGATCATGACAAGCAAGTGATCGATATGCCGCTGCCAACGCACCATGAAGCATTATTAGCAGTATTTGATAAATTCTATGAACACGATATCGCTAAAACAGATATCAAAGGGGTTGGTCATCGTGTGGTTCACGGTGGAACACAGTATAACAGCAGTGTGTTAATTGATGAACACGTCATTGAAACCATTAGGGAACTATTCCCTATAGCACCACTTCATAATCCACCTAATCTTTTAGGCATTGAAGTTGCTATTGAATTGTTACCTGGGGTGCCGCAAGTGGCAGTATTCGATACAGCATTTCATGCATCACTTCCAGAGTATGCATATCGATACGCCATTCCAGAAGCATGGTACAAGGACTTTGATGTGAGAACCTATGGCTTCCATGGTACATCACATATGTATGTGGCCAAACGTGGAGCAAAATTCCTTGGTGTAGATTATCACAGATTCAACGGCATCACAGCCCATCTAGGAAATGGTTGCAGCTTAACGAAGATTGAACATGGTATGTCTGTGGATACCAGTATGGGCTTTACACCTCTTGAAGGTGTAATCATGGGAACACGATCAGGTGATATTGACCCAGCTGTCATTAGTCATGTGGTGGACAACCTGATGAAAAAAGAGGGCATTGAGCATGAAGAGGCCTTCAAAAAAGTCATGCATGCCCTTAACAAGGAAAGCGGTCTTAAGGCTCTGGGTGGCACCAATATGATGCAAGATATCAGAGTAAAAGCCCAAGCAGGTGACGTGGAAGCTGAAACCGTTGTAGCCATCTATGCCTATCGTATAGCCAAATATATCGGGGCTTACTGGGCTACCTTACCTTCTTGTGAAGCACTTATCTTTACAGCTGGTTTAGGCGAAAACGAAGGTTATGTACGTAAAAAGATTTTAGGTTTCCTAAGCAATATTCAGATCGAAGTGGACGATGAGCGAAACGCTGATCGTAAAATAGAAGTCCAGATTGGCAAGTCTGAAAAGAACAACTTATCCGTACTTGTGATTCCAACAGATGAAGAATCGGTCATTGGATACGATACACTATACATTGGACATCTTGGTGAAGGTGCGCCAGATGTATATCCTTTTGAATTGGACTAA
- a CDS encoding excinuclease ABC subunit UvrA codes for MKNITVKGAQVHNLKDIDIAIPKNKLIVATGVSGSGKSSLVFDIIFEEGRRQYLQSLGILSKMDDEDKFDSISGIGPTIAVQQSIIRQSNSRSTVGSRTHLLNMLGLLYAREGKISCFSCGTPVNDKLICETCGQVEERLQANYFSYNHPNGMCIKCSGRGSYFEINMEKLVPNDQTTLRQVFETVGLTPGYKRLLSKRFKDYMAMPFSSLPDEVKEDIIYGHHVTSNQEKRSYCLSRLFKGRLYRQGDDMGGIYQMSTCSECQGYRIGEEARHVHLNGKHIGELGKMTITELHGFLEILLTSDTLTPLGKNLLKDILRKTSHLIKYRLGHLSLYREMPTLSGGEIQRLFLNAHLDSKMDSLIYILDEPTAGLHECEKSDLFKSIQELKAIGNTVIVVEHDKHMIQLAEHVIDIGPKAGIEGGQVIYQGNVEGLLKCQDSITGQYLSGQAPMPMRTTRQQIVMDKATPCITISHAKTNNLKDVTVSFPLGALVGIAGMSGSGKSSLISDTLVPLLRTYFHGQGEKDTSDIAENDEAMDRPMVKTLADKLEGAKHITGYAEVSQAPIGRNMNSNPATYIGIWDKIRKLFARQPKAIAQHLSAGHFSFNSKGACSECGGSGKETIWLGGNFSTHTTCKACHGKRYSHEALSVTYKGKNIYDVLDMSVSEAITFFEEEQGMIKILKVMERIGMGYIKLGQPTPTFSGGEAQRIKLAKEIGKRRKGKILYVLDEPTTGLSLYDTAKLIQLLDELIAKGNSVLIIEHDPIVLASCDWLIELGPEGGAEGGMLIAEGQPKELKQHAQSIIGRYL; via the coding sequence ATGAAAAATATTACAGTAAAAGGTGCCCAAGTGCATAACTTAAAGGACATTGATATTGCCATCCCTAAAAACAAACTTATCGTAGCAACAGGTGTCAGCGGATCAGGCAAATCCAGTCTTGTCTTTGATATTATCTTTGAAGAAGGACGCCGACAATACTTACAGTCTCTAGGCATACTGTCAAAAATGGATGATGAAGATAAATTTGATAGTATATCCGGTATTGGTCCTACCATTGCTGTCCAACAGAGCATCATCCGTCAAAGCAATTCACGTTCAACTGTCGGTTCCAGAACCCATCTTTTAAATATGCTGGGCTTATTATATGCAAGAGAAGGTAAAATATCCTGTTTCTCTTGTGGAACACCTGTAAATGACAAACTTATTTGTGAAACATGCGGCCAAGTGGAGGAGCGTTTGCAAGCCAACTATTTCTCCTATAACCATCCCAATGGCATGTGCATAAAATGTTCTGGACGAGGGTCATATTTTGAAATTAACATGGAAAAACTGGTTCCCAATGACCAGACAACCCTCCGTCAGGTTTTTGAAACCGTCGGATTAACCCCTGGTTATAAGCGCTTGCTATCCAAGCGATTTAAGGACTATATGGCTATGCCCTTTTCATCACTACCCGATGAAGTCAAGGAAGACATAATTTATGGTCATCATGTGACCAGTAATCAAGAAAAACGCAGCTATTGTCTGTCAAGACTTTTTAAAGGACGACTCTATCGACAGGGTGACGATATGGGTGGTATCTATCAGATGTCCACATGTTCGGAGTGCCAAGGCTATCGCATTGGAGAAGAAGCTCGTCACGTGCATTTAAACGGTAAGCATATTGGTGAGCTAGGTAAGATGACAATCACCGAATTGCATGGATTCCTAGAGATTTTGCTCACATCTGACACATTAACACCACTGGGGAAAAATCTCCTTAAGGATATCCTGCGTAAAACAAGCCATTTAATAAAATACCGACTGGGTCACCTTTCCTTGTATAGAGAAATGCCTACATTAAGCGGCGGCGAAATACAGCGACTCTTTCTGAATGCTCATCTGGATTCTAAGATGGATTCACTGATATATATTCTTGATGAACCAACAGCAGGTCTCCATGAATGCGAAAAAAGTGACCTTTTTAAGTCCATTCAAGAGCTTAAGGCAATCGGTAACACGGTTATTGTTGTTGAACACGACAAGCACATGATTCAACTGGCAGAGCATGTGATTGACATAGGTCCAAAGGCAGGTATAGAAGGCGGTCAAGTCATCTATCAGGGCAATGTGGAAGGTCTACTTAAGTGTCAGGATTCCATAACGGGTCAGTACCTTTCAGGTCAAGCGCCCATGCCTATGAGAACAACCAGACAACAAATTGTCATGGATAAAGCAACACCCTGTATTACCATTTCCCATGCTAAAACAAATAATCTAAAGGATGTTACTGTATCCTTCCCATTAGGTGCTTTGGTGGGCATAGCGGGTATGTCAGGAAGCGGTAAAAGTTCCCTTATTTCAGATACCCTTGTGCCTCTCCTCAGAACCTATTTTCACGGTCAAGGAGAAAAAGACACGTCAGATATTGCAGAAAATGATGAAGCTATGGATAGGCCTATGGTTAAAACATTGGCGGATAAACTAGAAGGTGCTAAGCATATCACTGGCTATGCAGAAGTATCACAAGCACCTATTGGTCGCAATATGAACTCCAACCCTGCAACCTATATAGGTATCTGGGATAAAATACGCAAGTTGTTTGCTAGGCAGCCCAAGGCTATAGCACAGCACTTATCTGCCGGCCATTTTTCCTTTAACTCAAAAGGCGCCTGTTCTGAATGCGGAGGCAGCGGTAAGGAAACCATTTGGCTGGGGGGTAATTTCAGTACCCATACAACATGCAAAGCATGTCATGGAAAAAGATACAGTCATGAAGCTTTATCTGTGACATACAAAGGTAAAAATATATATGATGTCCTTGACATGAGTGTTTCAGAAGCGATCACCTTCTTTGAAGAGGAACAAGGCATGATTAAGATACTAAAAGTGATGGAACGCATTGGTATGGGCTATATCAAACTCGGTCAACCCACCCCTACCTTTAGCGGAGGCGAAGCCCAGAGAATCAAACTGGCCAAAGAAATTGGTAAACGTCGTAAGGGAAAGATACTGTATGTGCTAGATGAACCCACTACAGGTCTAAGTTTATATGACACAGCCAAGCTTATTCAATTATTAGATGAACTCATAGCAAAAGGAAATTCTGTCCTAATCATTGAACATGATCCTATTGTACTTGCATCTTGTGACTGGTTGATTGAACTGGGTCCTGAGGGAGGTGCCGAAGGCGGGATGCTCATAGCAGAAGGTCAGCCCAAAGAACTCAAACAACATGCACAATCCATAATCGGGAGGTATTTATAA
- a CDS encoding serine hydrolase domain-containing protein: MGTVKRDYWPTEAWRTTEPASVGIDSKKLSDLDHIISSQHKNIHGIVMVKDGYIAFERYYHGYGPCDAHRVASVTKSFTSALIGMAVDSGYIPSIDQKVLHFFPDYVTHDIRKKTVTLKHLLTMTAPFTFSWKGNQGGQEPLDRLRRQRDWVTYILNQMGGKGQSGMFQYSTAGTHLLSAIITQTTGRCARAFANEHLCGPLGMRDIPDHDMKTFSLDDVFGNHATGWLKDPKGNSIGGFGLTITPRDMARFGFLYLNGGMWDNKQIISKAWIDASTTPHAEVMIDESLAKYGYLWWIREEKGMSIYLALGDGGNVICCVPEKDLVVAIAGKIGRKPIDRWPLFETYILPAILD; this comes from the coding sequence ATGGGAACGGTTAAAAGAGATTATTGGCCCACAGAGGCATGGCGGACTACAGAACCAGCTTCTGTCGGTATCGATTCAAAAAAACTCTCTGACCTTGATCACATCATCTCCTCTCAACATAAAAATATTCATGGTATTGTTATGGTTAAGGATGGATACATCGCCTTTGAAAGATATTATCATGGCTATGGTCCTTGTGATGCCCACCGTGTTGCATCTGTGACTAAAAGTTTTACATCTGCATTAATTGGTATGGCTGTTGATTCAGGCTATATACCAAGTATCGACCAAAAAGTATTGCACTTTTTTCCTGACTATGTTACTCATGATATACGTAAAAAGACCGTAACCCTTAAACACCTGCTCACCATGACTGCACCTTTTACCTTTTCATGGAAAGGCAATCAAGGGGGTCAAGAACCTCTTGATCGACTGAGAAGGCAGAGGGATTGGGTCACCTATATCCTTAATCAGATGGGTGGTAAAGGACAGTCTGGTATGTTTCAGTATAGTACTGCTGGTACACACCTGCTTTCAGCCATCATCACCCAGACGACAGGTAGGTGTGCCAGGGCATTTGCCAATGAACACTTATGTGGTCCACTGGGTATGAGAGATATACCAGATCATGACATGAAAACATTTTCACTGGATGATGTGTTTGGTAATCATGCAACAGGATGGCTCAAGGACCCAAAAGGCAACTCCATTGGAGGCTTTGGACTAACCATAACACCTAGAGACATGGCACGTTTTGGTTTTTTATATTTAAACGGTGGTATGTGGGATAATAAACAGATTATATCAAAGGCATGGATTGATGCATCCACTACGCCTCATGCTGAAGTAATGATTGACGAGTCCCTAGCTAAGTATGGTTATCTATGGTGGATTCGAGAAGAAAAGGGTATGTCCATCTACCTAGCACTGGGCGATGGTGGTAATGTTATATGCTGTGTTCCAGAGAAAGATCTGGTTGTTGCAATCGCAGGCAAAATAGGTAGAAAACCCATTGACCGCTGGCCGCTTTTTGAGACATATATTCTTCCTGCTATTCTTGATTAA